One window of Equus caballus isolate H_3958 breed thoroughbred chromosome 3, TB-T2T, whole genome shotgun sequence genomic DNA carries:
- the RIPOR1 gene encoding rho family-interacting cell polarization regulator 1 isoform X7: MWREAASNTNLKAWSPARTRSMMSLSVRPQRRLLSARVNRSQSFAGVLSSHERGPRSFPAFSPPGPPRKPPALSRVSRMFSVAHPATKVPQPERLDLVYAALKRGLTAYLEVHQQEQEKLQGQIRESKRNSRLGFLYDLDKQVKSIERFLRRLEFHASKIDELYEAYCVQRRLRDGAYNMVRAYSTGSPGSREARDSLAEATRGHREYTESMCLLESELEAQLGEFHLRMKGLAGFARLCVGDQYEICMKYGRQRWKLRGRIEGSGKQVWDSEETVFLPLLTEFLSIKVTELKGLANHVVVGSVSCETKDLFAALPQVVAVDINDLGTIKLSLEVTWSPFDKDDQPSAASTVNKASTVTKRFSTYSQSPPDTPSLREQAFYNMLRRQEELENGTAWSLSSESSDDSSSPQLSGATRHSSAPRPLVQQPEPLPIQVAFRRPETPTSGPVDEEGAVAPVLANGHAPYSRTLSHISEASVDAALAEASVEAVGLESIARGPSLPAHPDPTHGEHPGPVSPALDPGNSATSPTLSTTGPAYISTDPAPSAHLDLVHKTPDSSSPELPGPTHTTTSSTYSAISPTHSAASLTHTTTGSTHKPMLSTLTITDPTPSATGPAQTTTSLTHTVTNLTHTVTSPTDKPMLSTLTTTGSTPCATGQAHTTTSPTHKPMFSILMTAGPTPNTTGSAQPTTSPTHSTASPTHTAAGPTYTTASPTDKSRMSTHTSTSPTPNAKDPVQTTRSPTHPVTSPTLITVSPSTSLDLTTLPSPSAHTDPTLPGTDPLSCSHPASTPCTQADPIAPSTSYPGPTCSSWEPLTSPSPDPQEPILQSPSPAPSSLDPVPQHSDFSLTMAAQAPVPGAAGEAGDRRLEEALGALMAALDDYRGQFPELQGLEQEVTRLESLLMRQGLTRSRASSLSITVEHALESFSFLNEDEDEDHDGPRDRPPSSLEPGAEDSLDSLSARPLSTECPALDTALVQHLYHCSRLLLKLGTFGPLRCQEAWALERLLQEARVIEAVCELSRRWEIPATSAQEVVQFSASRPGFLTFWDQCTEGLSPFICSVERVLLTFCNQYSARLSLRQPGLAEAVCVKFLEDALGRKLPRRPQPGPGEQLTIFQFWSYIEALDSPSMEAYVTETAEEVLLVRNLNSDDQAVVLKALRLAPEGRLQRDGLRALSSLLVHGNNKVMAAVSTQLRSLSLGPAFRERALLCFLDQLEDEDVQMRVAGCLALGCIKAPEGIEPLVYLCQTDTEAVREAARQSLQQCGEEGQSAHRRLEESLDALPRIFGPGSMASYSPVHISDLPT, encoded by the exons GGAGCCCCGCACGGACTCGTTCCATGATGTCCCTGTCGGTGCGGCCGCAGCGCCGCCTGCTCAGCGCCCGGGTCAATAGGAGCCAGTCCTTCGCAGGCGTCCTCAGCAGCCACGAGCGGGGGCCCAG GAGCTTCCCGGCCTTCAGTCCCCCAGGGCCCCCACGGAAGCCCCCAGCGCTCTCCCGTGTTTCCAGGATGTTTTCCGTGGCGCACCCAGCCACCAAGGTCCCGCAGCCTGAGCGGCTGGATTTGGTGTACGCTGCACTCAAGCGGGGCCTGAC TGCCTACTTGGAAGTGCACCAACAGGAGCAGGAGAAACTCCAGGGGCAGATACGGGAGTCCAAGAGGAATTCTCGCCTG GGCTTCCTGTATGACTTGGACAAG CAAGTCAAGTCCATTGAACGCTTCCTGCGACGGCTGGAGTTCCATGCTAGCAAG ATTGATGAGCTATATGAAGCATACTGTGTCCAGCGACGTCTCCGGGATGGTGCCTACAACATGGTCCGTGCCTACAGTACTGGGTCCCCAGGGAGCCGCGAGGCCCGAGACAGCCTGGCCGAGGCCACTCGGGGGCATCGAGAGTACACAGAG AGCATGTGTCTGCTGGAGAGTGAGCTGGAGGCACAGCTGGGCGAATTCCATCTCCGCATGAAAG GGTTGGCCGGCTTCGCCAGGCTGTGTGTGGGCGATCAGTATGAG ATCTGCATGAAATATGGGCGTCAGCGCTGGAAACTCCGGGGCCGCATTGAGGGTAGTGGAAAGCAGGTGTGGGACAGTGAGGAAACcgtctttcttcctctgctcacGGAATTCCTGTCCATCAAG GTGACAGAGCTGAAGGGCCTGGCCAACCACGTAGTTGTAGGCAGCGTCTCTTGCGAGACCAAGGACCTGTTCGCTGCCCTGCCCCAGGTTGTGGCAGTGGACATCAATGACCTTGGCACCATCAAGCTCAGCCTGGAAGTCACATGGAG ccccttcgACAAGGATGACCAGCCCTCGGCTGCTTCTACTGTCAACAAAGCCTCCACAGTCACCAAGCGCTTCTCCACCTATAGCCAGAGCCCACCAGACACGCCCTCACTTCGGGAGCAGGCCTTCTAT aATATGCTGAGGCGACAGGAGGAGCTGGAGAATGGGACAGCATGGTCCCTGTCATCTGAATCTTCAGACGACTCATCCAGCCCACAGCTCTCAGGCGCTACCCGCCACTCATCAGCCCCCAGGCCCCTGGTACAGCAGCCTGAGCCTCTGCCCATCCAAGTTGCCTTCCGTAGGCCTGAGACCCCCACCTCTGGACCTGTGGATGAGGAGGGGGCCGTGGCCCCAGTCCTGGCCAATGGGCATGCCCCCTACAGCCGGACTCTGAGCCATATCAGTGAGGCCAGTGTGGATGCTGCCTTGGCTGAGGCTTCAGTGGAGGCTGTGGGTCTAGAAAGCATAGCCCGGGGACCTAGCCTGCCAGCACACCCAGATCCCACCCATGGGGAACACCCTGGTCCTGTCTCTCCTGCCCTGGACCCTGGCAATTCTGCCACAAGTCCCACTCTTAGTACAACAGGCCCTGCCTATATATCTACAGACCCTGCCCCATCTGCACACCTAGACTTGGTTCACAAGACCCCAGACTCTAGCTCTCCTGAACTGCCAGGCCCCACACACACCACTACAAGCTCCACCTATAGTGCCATAAGCCCTACCCACAGTGCTGCAAGCCTTACTCACACTACCACAGGTTCCACCCACAAGCCCATGCTCTCGACGCTCACTATTACAGACCCTACCCCCAGTGCTACAGGCCCAGCCCAGACCACCACAAGTCTTACCCACACTGTCACAAACCTGACACATACTGTCACAAGCCCAACAGACAAGCCCATGCTCTCTACCCTCACTACTACAGGCTCTACCCCCTGTGCCACAGGTCAGGCCCATACTACCACAAGCCCCACCCACAAGCCCATGTTTTCTATCCTCATGACTGCGGGTCCTACCCCCAATACTACAGGCTCAGCCCAGCCCACCACAAGCCCCACCCACAGCACTGCAAGCCCCACCCACACTGCTGCAGGCCCCACCTACACTACTGCAAGCCCTACTGACAAATCCAGGATGTCAACTCACACCTCTACAAGTCCTACCCCTAATGCTAAGGACCCAGTCCAGACTACCAGAAGCCCCACCCATCCTGTCACAAGCCCCACCCTTATAACTGTAAGCCCTTCTACTTCTTTAGACCTCACCAcactccccagcccctctgcccacaCAGACCCCACTCTCCCAGGCACCGACCCCCTGTCCTGTAGCCACCCAGCCTCCACTCCCTGTACTCAGGCAGACCCTATAGCCCCCAGCACCTCCTACCCAGGTCCTACCTGTTCCAGTTGGGAACCCCTCACAAGCCCTTCCCCAGACCCCCAAGAGCCTATCCTTCAGAGCCCAAGCCCTGCTCCCTCATCCCTAGACCCTGTGCCCCAGCATTCAGACTTTAGCCTGACTATGGCTGCCCAGGCCCCAGTTCCAGGGGCAGCTGGAGAGGCTGGGgacaggaggctggaggaggcactGGGGGCCCTAATGGCTGCCCTTGATGACTATCGTGGCCAGTTCCCTGAGCTGCAGGGCCTGGAGCAGGAGGTGACCCGGCTGGAGAGTCTGCTCATG AGACAGGGCCTGACTCGCAGCCGGGCTTCCAGTCTTAGCATCACTGTGGAGCATGCCCTGgagagcttcagcttcctcaacGAGGATGAAGATGAAGACCATGATGGTCCTAGGGACAG GCCCCCAAgcagcctggagcctggggctgAGGACAGCCTCGACTCGCTCAGTGCCCGCCCCCTCAGCACGGAGTGTCCAGCTCTGGACACTGCCTTGGTCCAGCACCTGTACCACTGCAGCCGCCTCCTGCTG AAACTGGGCACATTTGGGCCCCTGCGCTGCCAGGAGGCATGGGCCCTGGAACGGCTGCTGCAGGAGGCTCGAGTAATTGAGGCAGTATGCGAGCTTAGCAGGCGATGGGAAATCCCTGCCACCTCCGCCCAGGAAG TGGTGCAGTTCTCAGCCTCTCGGCCCGGCTTCCTGACCTTCTGGGACCAGTGTACGGAGGGACTTAGCCCCTTCATCTGCTCCGTGGAGCGGGTGCTCCTCACCTTCTGCAATCAGTACAGTGCCCGTCTCTCCCTGCGCCAGCCAGGCTTAGCAGAGGCTG TATGTGTCAAGTTCCTAGAAGATGCCTTGGGGCGGAAGCTGCCCAGGaggccccagccaggccctggagaGCAGCTCACCATCTTCCAGTTCTGGAGTTACATTGAAGCCTTGGACAGCCCCTCCATGGAGGCCTATGTGACAGAGACCGCCGAGGAGG TGTTACTGGTGCGGAATCTGAACTCAGATGACCAGGCTGTTGTGCTGAAGGCCCTTAGGTTGGCGCCTGAGGGGCGGCTACAAAGGGATGGGCTCCGGGCCCTCAGCTCCCTGCTTGTCCATGGCAACAACAAGGTCATGGCTGCTGTCAGCACCCAGCTCCGGAGCCTGTCACTGGGCCCTGCCTTCCGGGAAAGG GCCCTACTGTGCTTCCTGGACCAGCTCGAAGATGAGGATGTACAGATGAGAGTAGCTGGCTGCCTCGCCCTGGGCTGCATTAAG GCTCCAGAGGGCATTGAGCCCCTTGTGTACCTGTGCCAAACGGACACAGAAGCCGTGAGGGAAGCTGCCCGGCAGAGCCTGCAACAGTGTG GGGAAGAGGGACAATCTGCCCATCGACGGCTGGAGGAGTCACTGGACGCCCTACCCCGCATCTTTGGACCCGGCAGCATGGCCA GTTATAGTCCGGTCCACATCTCTGATCTACCAACATGA
- the RIPOR1 gene encoding rho family-interacting cell polarization regulator 1 isoform X2 codes for MWREAASNTNLKAWSPARTRSMMSLSVRPQRRLLSARVNRSQSFAGVLSSHERGPRSFPAFSPPGPPRKPPALSRVSRMFSVAHPATKVPQPERLDLVYAALKRGLTAYLEVHQQEQEKLQGQIRESKRNSRLGFLYDLDKQVKSIERFLRRLEFHASKIDELYEAYCVQRRLRDGAYNMVRAYSTGSPGSREARDSLAEATRGHREYTESMCLLESELEAQLGEFHLRMKGLAGFARLCVGDQYEICMKYGRQRWKLRGRIEGSGKQVWDSEETVFLPLLTEFLSIKVTELKGLANHVVVGSVSCETKDLFAALPQVVAVDINDLGTIKLSLEVTWSPFDKDDQPSAASTVNKASTVTKRFSTYSQSPPDTPSLREQAFYNMLRRQEELENGTAWSLSSESSDDSSSPQLSGATRHSSAPRPLVQQPEPLPIQVAFRRPETPTSGPVDEEGAVAPVLANGHAPYSRTLSHISEASVDAALAEASVEAVGLESIARGPSLPAHPDPTHGEHPGPVSPALDPGNSATSPTLSTTGPAYISTDPAPSAHLDLVHKTPDSSSPELPGPTHTTTSSTYSAISPTHSAASLTHTTTGSTHKPMLSTLTITDPTPSATGPAQTTTSLTHTVTNLTHTVTSPTDKPMLSTLTTTGSTPCATGQAHTTTSPTHKPMFSILMTAGPTPNTTGSAQPTTSPTHSTASPTHTAAGPTYTTASPTDKSRMSTHTSTSPTPNAKDPVQTTRSPTHPVTSPTLITVSPSTSLDLTTLPSPSAHTDPTLPGTDPLSCSHPASTPCTQADPIAPSTSYPGPTCSSWEPLTSPSPDPQEPILQSPSPAPSSLDPVPQHSDFSLTMAAQAPVPGAAGEAGDRRLEEALGALMAALDDYRGQFPELQGLEQEVTRLESLLMRQGLTRSRASSLSITVEHALESFSFLNEDEDEDHDGPRDRPPSSLEPGAEDSLDSLSARPLSTECPALDTALVQHLYHCSRLLLKLGTFGPLRCQEAWALERLLQEARVIEAVCELSRRWEIPATSAQEVVQFSASRPGFLTFWDQCTEGLSPFICSVERVLLTFCNQYSARLSLRQPGLAEAVCVKFLEDALGRKLPRRPQPGPGEQLTIFQFWSYIEALDSPSMEAYVTETAEEVLLVRNLNSDDQAVVLKALRLAPEGRLQRDGLRALSSLLVHGNNKVMAAVSTQLRSLSLGPAFRERALLCFLDQLEDEDVQMRVAGCLALGCIKAPEGIEPLVYLCQTDTEAVREAARQSLQQCGEEGQSAHRRLEESLDALPRIFGPGSMATSRPARALLLQEAGLQGEGSPPQELPDTFREQKKRRKKKGMFVKAKKQMGWHVGRGLLLCFAHRVERGCLSCVFLCMVCGYNLLNPRHMICSLLSLHRPPP; via the exons GGAGCCCCGCACGGACTCGTTCCATGATGTCCCTGTCGGTGCGGCCGCAGCGCCGCCTGCTCAGCGCCCGGGTCAATAGGAGCCAGTCCTTCGCAGGCGTCCTCAGCAGCCACGAGCGGGGGCCCAG GAGCTTCCCGGCCTTCAGTCCCCCAGGGCCCCCACGGAAGCCCCCAGCGCTCTCCCGTGTTTCCAGGATGTTTTCCGTGGCGCACCCAGCCACCAAGGTCCCGCAGCCTGAGCGGCTGGATTTGGTGTACGCTGCACTCAAGCGGGGCCTGAC TGCCTACTTGGAAGTGCACCAACAGGAGCAGGAGAAACTCCAGGGGCAGATACGGGAGTCCAAGAGGAATTCTCGCCTG GGCTTCCTGTATGACTTGGACAAG CAAGTCAAGTCCATTGAACGCTTCCTGCGACGGCTGGAGTTCCATGCTAGCAAG ATTGATGAGCTATATGAAGCATACTGTGTCCAGCGACGTCTCCGGGATGGTGCCTACAACATGGTCCGTGCCTACAGTACTGGGTCCCCAGGGAGCCGCGAGGCCCGAGACAGCCTGGCCGAGGCCACTCGGGGGCATCGAGAGTACACAGAG AGCATGTGTCTGCTGGAGAGTGAGCTGGAGGCACAGCTGGGCGAATTCCATCTCCGCATGAAAG GGTTGGCCGGCTTCGCCAGGCTGTGTGTGGGCGATCAGTATGAG ATCTGCATGAAATATGGGCGTCAGCGCTGGAAACTCCGGGGCCGCATTGAGGGTAGTGGAAAGCAGGTGTGGGACAGTGAGGAAACcgtctttcttcctctgctcacGGAATTCCTGTCCATCAAG GTGACAGAGCTGAAGGGCCTGGCCAACCACGTAGTTGTAGGCAGCGTCTCTTGCGAGACCAAGGACCTGTTCGCTGCCCTGCCCCAGGTTGTGGCAGTGGACATCAATGACCTTGGCACCATCAAGCTCAGCCTGGAAGTCACATGGAG ccccttcgACAAGGATGACCAGCCCTCGGCTGCTTCTACTGTCAACAAAGCCTCCACAGTCACCAAGCGCTTCTCCACCTATAGCCAGAGCCCACCAGACACGCCCTCACTTCGGGAGCAGGCCTTCTAT aATATGCTGAGGCGACAGGAGGAGCTGGAGAATGGGACAGCATGGTCCCTGTCATCTGAATCTTCAGACGACTCATCCAGCCCACAGCTCTCAGGCGCTACCCGCCACTCATCAGCCCCCAGGCCCCTGGTACAGCAGCCTGAGCCTCTGCCCATCCAAGTTGCCTTCCGTAGGCCTGAGACCCCCACCTCTGGACCTGTGGATGAGGAGGGGGCCGTGGCCCCAGTCCTGGCCAATGGGCATGCCCCCTACAGCCGGACTCTGAGCCATATCAGTGAGGCCAGTGTGGATGCTGCCTTGGCTGAGGCTTCAGTGGAGGCTGTGGGTCTAGAAAGCATAGCCCGGGGACCTAGCCTGCCAGCACACCCAGATCCCACCCATGGGGAACACCCTGGTCCTGTCTCTCCTGCCCTGGACCCTGGCAATTCTGCCACAAGTCCCACTCTTAGTACAACAGGCCCTGCCTATATATCTACAGACCCTGCCCCATCTGCACACCTAGACTTGGTTCACAAGACCCCAGACTCTAGCTCTCCTGAACTGCCAGGCCCCACACACACCACTACAAGCTCCACCTATAGTGCCATAAGCCCTACCCACAGTGCTGCAAGCCTTACTCACACTACCACAGGTTCCACCCACAAGCCCATGCTCTCGACGCTCACTATTACAGACCCTACCCCCAGTGCTACAGGCCCAGCCCAGACCACCACAAGTCTTACCCACACTGTCACAAACCTGACACATACTGTCACAAGCCCAACAGACAAGCCCATGCTCTCTACCCTCACTACTACAGGCTCTACCCCCTGTGCCACAGGTCAGGCCCATACTACCACAAGCCCCACCCACAAGCCCATGTTTTCTATCCTCATGACTGCGGGTCCTACCCCCAATACTACAGGCTCAGCCCAGCCCACCACAAGCCCCACCCACAGCACTGCAAGCCCCACCCACACTGCTGCAGGCCCCACCTACACTACTGCAAGCCCTACTGACAAATCCAGGATGTCAACTCACACCTCTACAAGTCCTACCCCTAATGCTAAGGACCCAGTCCAGACTACCAGAAGCCCCACCCATCCTGTCACAAGCCCCACCCTTATAACTGTAAGCCCTTCTACTTCTTTAGACCTCACCAcactccccagcccctctgcccacaCAGACCCCACTCTCCCAGGCACCGACCCCCTGTCCTGTAGCCACCCAGCCTCCACTCCCTGTACTCAGGCAGACCCTATAGCCCCCAGCACCTCCTACCCAGGTCCTACCTGTTCCAGTTGGGAACCCCTCACAAGCCCTTCCCCAGACCCCCAAGAGCCTATCCTTCAGAGCCCAAGCCCTGCTCCCTCATCCCTAGACCCTGTGCCCCAGCATTCAGACTTTAGCCTGACTATGGCTGCCCAGGCCCCAGTTCCAGGGGCAGCTGGAGAGGCTGGGgacaggaggctggaggaggcactGGGGGCCCTAATGGCTGCCCTTGATGACTATCGTGGCCAGTTCCCTGAGCTGCAGGGCCTGGAGCAGGAGGTGACCCGGCTGGAGAGTCTGCTCATG AGACAGGGCCTGACTCGCAGCCGGGCTTCCAGTCTTAGCATCACTGTGGAGCATGCCCTGgagagcttcagcttcctcaacGAGGATGAAGATGAAGACCATGATGGTCCTAGGGACAG GCCCCCAAgcagcctggagcctggggctgAGGACAGCCTCGACTCGCTCAGTGCCCGCCCCCTCAGCACGGAGTGTCCAGCTCTGGACACTGCCTTGGTCCAGCACCTGTACCACTGCAGCCGCCTCCTGCTG AAACTGGGCACATTTGGGCCCCTGCGCTGCCAGGAGGCATGGGCCCTGGAACGGCTGCTGCAGGAGGCTCGAGTAATTGAGGCAGTATGCGAGCTTAGCAGGCGATGGGAAATCCCTGCCACCTCCGCCCAGGAAG TGGTGCAGTTCTCAGCCTCTCGGCCCGGCTTCCTGACCTTCTGGGACCAGTGTACGGAGGGACTTAGCCCCTTCATCTGCTCCGTGGAGCGGGTGCTCCTCACCTTCTGCAATCAGTACAGTGCCCGTCTCTCCCTGCGCCAGCCAGGCTTAGCAGAGGCTG TATGTGTCAAGTTCCTAGAAGATGCCTTGGGGCGGAAGCTGCCCAGGaggccccagccaggccctggagaGCAGCTCACCATCTTCCAGTTCTGGAGTTACATTGAAGCCTTGGACAGCCCCTCCATGGAGGCCTATGTGACAGAGACCGCCGAGGAGG TGTTACTGGTGCGGAATCTGAACTCAGATGACCAGGCTGTTGTGCTGAAGGCCCTTAGGTTGGCGCCTGAGGGGCGGCTACAAAGGGATGGGCTCCGGGCCCTCAGCTCCCTGCTTGTCCATGGCAACAACAAGGTCATGGCTGCTGTCAGCACCCAGCTCCGGAGCCTGTCACTGGGCCCTGCCTTCCGGGAAAGG GCCCTACTGTGCTTCCTGGACCAGCTCGAAGATGAGGATGTACAGATGAGAGTAGCTGGCTGCCTCGCCCTGGGCTGCATTAAG GCTCCAGAGGGCATTGAGCCCCTTGTGTACCTGTGCCAAACGGACACAGAAGCCGTGAGGGAAGCTGCCCGGCAGAGCCTGCAACAGTGTG GGGAAGAGGGACAATCTGCCCATCGACGGCTGGAGGAGTCACTGGACGCCCTACCCCGCATCTTTGGACCCGGCAGCATGGCCA CCAGCCGACCAGCCCGTGCTCTGCTGCTtcaggaagcagggctccagggAGAGGGCTCACCTCCCCAAGAGCTGCCTGACAC cttcagagaacaaaaaaaaagaagaaagaaaaaaggcatgtTTGTGAAGGCAAAGAAGCAGATGGGTTGGCACGTGGGAAGAGGATTGCTTCTTTGCTTCGCCCACAGAGTGGAGCGGGGGTGCCTTTCTTGTGTGTTTCTATGCATGGTGTGTGGGTACAATTTGCTGAACCCTAGACATATGATAtgctccctcctttccctccaccGTCCCCCACCCTGA